One genomic region from Solwaraspora sp. WMMD792 encodes:
- a CDS encoding NlpC/P60 family protein → MARALANSHIHRHSGSRYRRGEHRPLRLLRHSAITLLLAVIALLSPAGPAHAEPTLAEIEAELDAQWLKLEPVIEQYNKVHSELKANEKKAAALDEKIRPLSLQANLAADEIGEVANRYYRTGPSSELNALLRTGSPTSLADQLVVLDRISKRRQEKITAVLETRDRYLAERQTLDELITKQQAQDKTLAEQRKTIDAEIKRLERARNAAYQSTGYTGGSGASGPCPAVSVGGAAGTAVRTACAQLGKPYVWGATGPNAFDCSGLTQYAWASAGVSLTHYTGTQWNQGSSVSRANAKPGDLVFFFSDLHHVGIYIGNGLMVHAPRAGQPVQMENIDNMPLAGFKRVG, encoded by the coding sequence ATGGCACGTGCGCTCGCAAATTCGCACATCCATCGTCACAGTGGGTCCCGATATCGACGCGGAGAGCATCGGCCTTTACGGCTCTTGCGGCATAGTGCGATCACGCTGTTGCTCGCCGTAATCGCGTTGCTCTCCCCGGCTGGGCCGGCCCACGCCGAGCCGACGCTGGCTGAGATCGAAGCCGAGTTGGATGCCCAGTGGCTGAAACTGGAACCGGTCATCGAGCAGTACAACAAGGTGCACAGCGAGCTCAAGGCCAACGAGAAGAAAGCGGCCGCGCTCGACGAGAAGATCCGCCCCCTGTCCCTGCAGGCCAACCTGGCGGCGGATGAGATCGGCGAGGTTGCCAACCGCTACTACCGGACCGGGCCGTCGAGCGAACTGAACGCCCTGCTCCGGACCGGATCACCGACCAGCCTGGCGGATCAGCTCGTGGTGCTGGACCGAATCTCCAAGCGTCGGCAGGAAAAGATCACCGCTGTTCTGGAGACCCGGGACCGCTATCTCGCCGAACGGCAGACGCTGGACGAGTTGATCACGAAGCAGCAGGCACAGGACAAGACGCTCGCCGAGCAGCGCAAGACCATCGACGCCGAGATCAAGCGCCTGGAGCGGGCGCGCAACGCCGCGTACCAGTCCACCGGCTACACCGGCGGATCTGGTGCCTCCGGCCCGTGCCCGGCGGTGTCGGTCGGCGGAGCCGCCGGAACCGCGGTCCGCACCGCGTGCGCACAGCTCGGTAAGCCGTACGTCTGGGGTGCCACCGGGCCGAACGCCTTCGACTGTTCCGGCCTGACCCAGTACGCCTGGGCAAGTGCCGGTGTCAGCCTCACGCATTACACCGGAACTCAGTGGAATCAGGGCAGTTCGGTCAGCCGCGCCAACGCCAAACCCGGGGATCTCGTATTCTTCTTTAGTGATCTGCATCACGTGGGGATCTACATCGGTAATGGCCTGATGGTGCACGCTCCCCGCGCGGGTCAACCCGTGCAGATGGAGAACATCGACAACATGCCGCTCGCCGGATTCAAGCGGGTCGGCTGA
- a CDS encoding GPP34 family phosphoprotein has translation MESLSLAEELVLLSYDDSGTATVASPELDYAVAGAVLCDLAVGGQIAIDADGRVLADDNPTGGNPADDSQADDDPAGGYAPGGAPGRGHGRELLDQVRTRIQAEPGRATRDWVVDLSHGVVDEVLDGLVASGVLRRERDRVLWVLPRTRFAPPDGVEPPAETETRRRLAAAERGAGPVGPRTAALACLLNALDVPDVGAARPSDARHRPPAVLGPAAWPIAATTDVVDGYRATVARSVFTATDVATGS, from the coding sequence ATGGAGTCGCTCAGCCTCGCGGAGGAGCTGGTCCTGCTCAGCTATGACGATTCCGGGACCGCGACCGTCGCTTCCCCAGAGCTCGACTACGCCGTCGCCGGGGCGGTGTTGTGCGACCTCGCCGTCGGCGGCCAGATTGCGATTGACGCAGACGGCCGGGTGCTGGCCGACGACAACCCGACCGGCGGCAACCCAGCCGACGACAGCCAGGCCGACGACGATCCCGCCGGCGGGTACGCGCCCGGCGGAGCCCCGGGTCGAGGCCACGGTCGGGAGCTGCTCGACCAGGTACGGACCAGGATCCAGGCCGAGCCTGGCCGCGCGACCCGCGACTGGGTGGTCGATCTGTCCCACGGTGTAGTCGACGAGGTACTCGACGGGCTGGTCGCCTCGGGGGTGCTCCGCCGGGAACGGGACCGGGTGCTCTGGGTGCTGCCCCGGACCAGGTTCGCTCCGCCGGACGGCGTCGAACCGCCCGCCGAGACGGAGACCCGGCGACGGCTGGCCGCCGCCGAGCGCGGCGCGGGACCGGTCGGACCACGTACCGCCGCGTTGGCCTGCCTGCTGAACGCACTCGACGTGCCGGACGTCGGTGCTGCACGGCCTTCGGACGCGCGGCACCGGCCGCCCGCGGTGCTCGGGCCGGCGGCCTGGCCGATCGCCGCGACCACCGACGTCGTCGACGGGTACCGGGCGACGGTCGCCCGCAGCGTCTTCACCGCCACCGACGTCGCGACTGGCAGCTAG
- a CDS encoding VanZ family protein, with protein sequence MLGWAREFLSQPWPFLTLAVLAGVSLLVHRPLAVRLGWARWPTLGMLLSAAAIAALTLPPAPTGSGVPLAPGVSVSGPDGQVFAACLRSLTDPAVLWSGLVTVDSLGERVGNVAMFVPLAFCTVLAVHRPALATGLLVLAPAGVEVAQAVLGVGRECVGYDWVNNATGALIGAVGGGVVRLLWRRFAPSPTGVS encoded by the coding sequence GTGCTGGGTTGGGCCCGCGAATTCCTCTCCCAGCCCTGGCCGTTCCTCACCCTGGCGGTGCTGGCCGGCGTGAGCCTGCTGGTGCACCGGCCGCTCGCCGTACGGCTCGGCTGGGCGCGCTGGCCGACGCTCGGGATGCTTCTCAGCGCCGCCGCGATCGCCGCGCTCACCCTGCCACCGGCACCGACCGGGTCCGGCGTACCGCTCGCCCCCGGGGTCTCCGTTTCCGGCCCGGACGGCCAGGTCTTCGCCGCGTGCCTCCGGTCGCTCACCGATCCGGCGGTGCTGTGGTCCGGGCTGGTCACCGTCGACTCGCTCGGTGAACGGGTCGGCAACGTGGCGATGTTCGTACCGCTGGCGTTCTGTACCGTGCTGGCGGTCCACCGGCCAGCGCTGGCCACCGGGCTGCTCGTGCTGGCCCCGGCCGGCGTCGAGGTCGCCCAGGCGGTGCTCGGCGTCGGCCGCGAGTGTGTCGGCTACGACTGGGTCAACAACGCGACCGGGGCGCTGATCGGGGCGGTCGGCGGCGGTGTGGTCCGGTTGCTGTGGCGGCGGTTCGCGCCGTCGCCTACCGGGGTCAGCTAG
- a CDS encoding heterodisulfide reductase-related iron-sulfur binding cluster — MGTVQIVTTVVAAIVTAVAVVLAGRAVWQFVSIIRLGKADPHRTGDPATRAKVMLSETLGHTRMLKWSVVGAAHWFVMVAFIVLSILVLEAYFEVVDAGGGIPVIGGWLLYGLVTELISILGMAGIGVLIGIRLANRPTRTGGRSRFTGSTMWQGYFVEAVVLAVLICGFLIRGFRVATDHFDFPVWATPVSHALGAVLPASESAISITALVKILISMTWLIVIALTLTMGVAWHRFAAFFNIYFKRDPGRPNSGLGALRPMMSDGKPLDFEEADPESDQFGVAQVEQFSWKGLLDFTTCTECGRCQSQCPAWNTGKPLSPKLLVLSLRDHAYAKAPYLLAGGGKDLTGEEKGTAEQLAKVDALALAEADRPLIGGADDGGVIDPDVLWSCTTCGACVEQCPVDIEHVDHIVDMRRYQVLIESSFPSEAGVMLRNLENKGNPWGAPPNTREDWTKGLDFAVPRVGEVDDFEYLFWVGCAGAFEDRAKKTTRAVATLLHEAGVDFAILGEGETCTGDPARRIGNEFVFQMLAQQNVETLNEAFGDREPAKRKIVATCPHCFNTLGNEYGQLGGHFDVVHHTQLLAHLVAAGKLTPVTPVDGGLTYHDPCYLGRHNRVFSPPREVLGAALTAGAEAGGDAAQLREMPRNSERSFCCGAGGARMWMEERIGKRVNVDRVEEALSTGAQTIAVGCPFCYTMLGDGVTGKQSSGAAGENVEVVDVATVLLRSVKPAVASSASSSSSAEE, encoded by the coding sequence ATGGGTACGGTCCAGATCGTCACCACGGTGGTCGCCGCCATCGTCACCGCCGTCGCGGTGGTGCTCGCCGGCCGGGCGGTCTGGCAGTTCGTCTCGATCATCCGACTCGGCAAGGCCGACCCGCACCGCACCGGTGACCCGGCCACCCGGGCGAAGGTGATGCTGAGCGAGACCCTCGGCCACACCCGGATGCTCAAATGGAGCGTCGTCGGGGCGGCCCACTGGTTCGTCATGGTCGCCTTCATCGTGCTCTCCATCCTCGTGCTGGAGGCGTACTTCGAGGTGGTCGACGCCGGCGGCGGCATTCCGGTGATCGGCGGTTGGCTGCTGTACGGGCTGGTCACCGAGCTCATCTCGATCCTCGGCATGGCGGGTATCGGCGTGCTCATCGGGATCCGGTTGGCGAACCGGCCGACCCGGACCGGCGGCCGGTCCCGGTTCACCGGCTCGACGATGTGGCAGGGCTACTTCGTCGAAGCCGTCGTGCTCGCCGTACTGATCTGCGGCTTCTTGATCCGCGGCTTCCGGGTGGCCACCGACCACTTCGACTTCCCGGTCTGGGCCACTCCGGTGAGCCACGCCCTCGGTGCGGTCCTGCCCGCCTCCGAATCGGCGATCAGCATCACCGCCCTGGTCAAGATCCTCATCTCGATGACCTGGCTGATCGTCATCGCGTTGACGCTGACCATGGGGGTGGCCTGGCACCGGTTCGCCGCCTTCTTCAACATCTACTTCAAGCGGGACCCCGGCCGGCCCAACTCCGGCCTCGGCGCGCTGCGGCCGATGATGAGCGACGGCAAGCCGCTCGACTTCGAGGAGGCCGACCCGGAGTCCGACCAGTTCGGCGTCGCCCAGGTCGAACAGTTCAGCTGGAAGGGCCTGCTCGACTTCACCACCTGTACGGAGTGTGGCCGCTGCCAGTCGCAGTGCCCGGCCTGGAACACCGGTAAGCCGCTGTCACCGAAACTGTTGGTGCTGTCGCTGCGTGACCACGCCTACGCCAAGGCGCCGTACCTGCTCGCCGGCGGTGGCAAGGACCTCACCGGCGAGGAGAAGGGCACGGCCGAACAGCTCGCCAAGGTCGACGCCCTGGCGCTGGCCGAGGCCGACCGCCCGCTGATCGGCGGCGCCGACGACGGCGGCGTCATCGACCCGGACGTGCTCTGGTCGTGCACCACCTGCGGGGCCTGCGTGGAGCAGTGCCCGGTGGACATCGAACACGTCGACCACATCGTCGACATGCGCCGCTACCAGGTGCTGATCGAGTCGAGCTTCCCCAGCGAGGCCGGCGTGATGCTGCGCAACCTGGAGAACAAGGGCAACCCGTGGGGTGCTCCGCCGAACACCCGGGAGGACTGGACCAAGGGGCTCGACTTCGCGGTCCCCCGGGTCGGCGAGGTGGACGACTTCGAGTACCTGTTCTGGGTCGGCTGCGCCGGCGCGTTCGAGGACCGGGCCAAGAAGACCACCCGCGCGGTGGCGACCCTGCTGCACGAAGCCGGCGTCGACTTCGCCATCCTCGGCGAGGGCGAGACCTGCACCGGCGACCCGGCCCGGCGGATCGGCAACGAGTTCGTCTTCCAGATGCTGGCCCAGCAGAACGTCGAGACCCTCAACGAGGCGTTCGGCGACCGGGAGCCGGCGAAACGCAAGATCGTCGCGACCTGCCCGCACTGCTTCAACACCCTCGGCAACGAGTACGGCCAGCTCGGCGGCCACTTCGACGTCGTACACCACACCCAGCTGCTGGCCCACCTGGTCGCCGCCGGCAAGCTCACCCCGGTCACCCCGGTCGACGGTGGGTTGACCTACCACGACCCGTGCTACCTGGGCCGGCACAACCGGGTGTTCAGCCCGCCCCGGGAGGTGCTCGGTGCCGCGTTGACCGCAGGTGCCGAGGCGGGTGGCGACGCGGCCCAGCTGCGGGAGATGCCACGCAACTCCGAACGCTCGTTCTGCTGCGGTGCCGGCGGGGCGAGGATGTGGATGGAGGAGCGGATCGGCAAGCGGGTCAATGTCGACCGGGTCGAGGAGGCGCTCTCCACCGGGGCCCAGACCATCGCGGTCGGTTGCCCGTTCTGCTACACCATGCTCGGCGACGGGGTCACCGGCAAGCAGTCCAGTGGCGCGGCGGGCGAGAACGTCGAGGTCGTCGATGTGGCGACGGTGCTGCTCAGGTCGGTCAAGCCAGCGGTAGCATCGTCGGCGTCATCGTCATCGTCGGCCGAGGAGTAG
- a CDS encoding cell division protein CrgA codes for MPKSQVRKKKVYTPPTDVRPTQTAATRKPSPVWLPISAVSLIVFGIGWLVVYYLSETAYPVASWGYWNLAIGFGAMVSSLILLSRWR; via the coding sequence GTGCCCAAGTCGCAGGTTCGCAAGAAGAAGGTCTACACCCCGCCGACCGACGTCCGCCCGACCCAGACGGCTGCCACCCGCAAGCCGAGTCCGGTCTGGCTGCCGATCAGCGCCGTCTCGTTGATCGTCTTCGGCATCGGCTGGCTGGTCGTCTACTACCTGTCGGAGACCGCCTACCCGGTCGCCTCCTGGGGCTACTGGAACCTGGCGATCGGGTTCGGTGCCATGGTGAGTTCGCTGATCCTGCTCTCCCGCTGGCGCTGA
- a CDS encoding DUF881 domain-containing protein — MEYTSGSASWRDVVRRAVRGLLRRRRGAEQPGWSAGVPLIALLAGLLFTTTATTASGTSLREDRRPQLAQLIDDRRTQLAAAEERAAQLRDQVDQQTELVAGSDEPIARQQARIDANRSAAGFTALAGPGVIIELDDAPRLTDLPDGASNDDLVVHQSDVQAVVNALWAGGAEAMSIMNVRVLATSAVRCVGNTLLLHGGVYSPPFRIAAIGDPSALQQALADSEGVQLFRDAVTHFQLGYQETVEAELTVPAFDGSAALRHTTVPESAR; from the coding sequence GTGGAGTACACCTCCGGCAGCGCGTCCTGGCGGGACGTGGTCCGGCGTGCCGTTCGCGGGCTGCTACGTCGACGGCGCGGCGCGGAGCAGCCCGGCTGGTCCGCCGGCGTACCGCTGATCGCGCTGCTCGCCGGCCTGCTGTTCACCACGACCGCCACCACCGCCAGCGGCACCAGCCTGCGGGAGGACCGTCGACCACAGCTCGCGCAGCTGATCGACGACCGACGTACCCAGCTCGCCGCCGCCGAGGAGCGCGCCGCCCAACTGCGCGACCAGGTCGACCAGCAGACGGAGCTGGTCGCCGGGTCGGACGAGCCGATCGCCCGGCAGCAGGCCCGGATCGACGCGAACCGGTCGGCGGCCGGCTTCACCGCGCTGGCCGGCCCGGGCGTCATCATCGAGCTCGACGACGCGCCGCGGCTGACCGACCTGCCGGACGGTGCCAGCAACGACGACCTGGTGGTGCACCAGAGCGACGTACAGGCAGTGGTCAACGCACTGTGGGCCGGCGGCGCCGAAGCGATGTCAATCATGAATGTACGGGTGTTGGCGACCAGCGCGGTACGCTGTGTCGGGAACACGCTGTTGTTGCACGGCGGGGTCTACTCGCCCCCATTTCGGATCGCCGCGATCGGTGACCCCAGCGCCCTGCAGCAGGCGCTGGCCGACTCCGAAGGGGTGCAGTTGTTCAGGGACGCCGTGACCCACTTCCAGCTGGGCTACCAGGAGACCGTCGAAGCCGAGCTGACCGTGCCGGCGTTCGACGGATCGGCAGCGCTGCGGCACACCACCGTTCCGGAGTCGGCGCGATGA
- a CDS encoding aminodeoxychorismate/anthranilate synthase component II, which translates to MRVLVIDNYDSFVFNLVQYLGQLGADCDVRRNDEISVDEVGRLGAAGVLLSPGPGAPDSAGICLEVIERYAGQLPILGVCLGHQAIGAAFGGVVERAPELLHGKTSLVEHRSVGVLAGLPDPFTATRYHSLAVREDSLPAEIEVTGRTASGVVMAMRHRSLPVEGVQFHPESVLTEGGHLMLANWLAGCGLPQARQRAPRLAAEVETRRRAAFVSA; encoded by the coding sequence GTGCGCGTACTGGTGATCGACAACTACGACTCGTTCGTGTTCAACCTGGTGCAGTACCTCGGCCAACTGGGTGCCGACTGCGACGTCCGGCGCAACGACGAGATCTCCGTCGACGAGGTCGGCCGGCTCGGCGCGGCCGGTGTGCTGCTCTCCCCCGGTCCGGGTGCGCCGGACAGCGCCGGCATCTGCCTGGAGGTCATCGAGCGGTACGCCGGACAGCTGCCGATCCTCGGTGTCTGCCTCGGTCACCAGGCGATCGGTGCCGCGTTCGGCGGAGTCGTCGAACGCGCTCCCGAGCTGCTGCACGGCAAGACCTCGCTGGTCGAGCATCGGAGCGTCGGGGTGCTGGCCGGGCTGCCGGACCCGTTCACCGCCACCCGCTACCACTCTCTCGCGGTACGCGAGGACAGTCTGCCGGCCGAGATCGAGGTCACCGGGCGTACCGCGTCCGGGGTGGTGATGGCGATGCGGCACCGGAGCCTGCCGGTCGAGGGGGTGCAGTTCCACCCCGAGTCGGTGCTCACCGAGGGCGGCCATCTGATGCTGGCGAACTGGCTGGCCGGGTGCGGTCTGCCGCAGGCCCGGCAGCGGGCACCGCGACTCGCCGCCGAGGTGGAGACCCGGCGGCGGGCCGCGTTCGTGTCGGCCTGA